GCGGCATCTGATGGCAACTCAACCCTCAACTCTGCCCAAAGTCGATACTGCTGCGGGGAGGTCGTGATGATGGCGGCGGGGTGATCGGCGCTGGAATACTGGAGAAGCTGGCCGCAACACGAATAGGCGCTGTCTTCCTCGTGTTTCCCAAAGGTTTTGACCAGGCGATACAGCGTATTGCCGTAGCGGATGCCTTCACAGAGGTAGCCGTCCCTATAGAACCGGAACGAGCGGACAGAGCGTTCATTTACAACAGTCGGTATCATGGCTCGTTCTTGCATAAGATGCATTCGGAATTTCAAGATTGCTGGGTTCAGTGTGAAGCCTGCTTTTTGATTGAGAACTTAGTGAAAAAATATACGCTTTGCGCGTAGTTTTACGGAAATCCGCAAACTTCTATAGAATCCAGCAATTTATCCTGGAACCCTGATGGGCAGTCTCTCTATAAAGACTATAAAGACCGCAACGCCTTAGTTGTAGCCCCGGTCGTTTGGTAGCTACAACCGTAAATTCTCGGTGACCGTTGCCCTAATTTTATGAAAATAAAACATTTCCAGGCGGGCTTTTTTTGACAGACATTGCTCAGCGACGACGCGATTTAAAGCTCGGCCCTGGCTGGCGGCTGAAAAAACCACGACGCGGACGGGCGATCGCCCTTTCATTTGGCTCTTCTTCAGATTTGCGCCCCAAGCTGAGCCGGGGAATCAGATCGCGCTGGCTCTTTTGCTCTGGGGGCAGTGGCTTATCCTGTTTGCGGTAGCTGGCGATGAGTGCGCCCGACAGTCCGGCGATCGCCCCCAGCCCAATGCTCAGCGGCACCCAGTAGCCCAGCAGCGCAAAGCCAATGAGAAACACGATCCATAGCTTGATGCCGACAATCACCGGATCATTCTTGCCCATCGCAATGCCTCAAGCGCAATTCCTTCCAATGCCATGAGCCGCAGTCAACGAGAGAGTGCGAATCACGAGAAATCCTACAAGCCTCAACGGTTCTGACTTTCAGCCCCAGCCACCAACCGCTATGCGCCTACTCTCTCCGGAATCAGCCGCTCCAAAATCGTCAGCAGCCGATCGATTTGCTCGTCGCGCTTTTTGGACTGTTCGCGCATTTCTCGAAAGCCTTCGTGCATCTCCCGAAACCCTGCCCTAATCTCGTCAAAGCCCTCTCGCGTAGAAATTTCTGAGCGAGTGATCTCTTCTGTCATCCGTCCAATTGGGTCAGATAGAATCTGCACGCTCTCGGCCAGCGTATCGAGCCGCTGGGTGAGGCGCTGATCCAGCACTTCGATGCGGGTATCTACCGCTGCAACGTGGGAATCGAGGGTGTCTAGCCTTTCAACAATCAGTTCGTTGGTCATAGCGAGTCTTCATCAAAGCGAATCTAAGAGCGCGTCGAGCGGCTGGGTGGTGTCTACTGTTCTAACGTATTCTGCTTCGGTGGGCGTAAAGGGTTCAAAGCTCTGCTTCGCCAGGATTTCTGGAGTGGCATCGGCGATGTCGCCTGTGCGCTGGCTAAGTCGCTTAGCAAGAATTTCTAGGGGAGCCGTGCAGTGGAGAATGTGGAGTGGGATGCCGTGGGCGCTGACCTGGGCGATCGCCCCTTCTCGCAATGCCTGCCGATCGTATTTGGCATCCAGGATTACCGTATAGCCTTCGGCGGCCAGCGTCGTGCCCAAGTGCAGCAGCCGATCGTAGGTCTGTTGGGTCATTTCTGGCGTGTAGAGGTCGTCGCCGCCGCGCTCCGTCAGCGCCACGCCGCCCAGATGTTTCCGCACCGCGTCGGAGCGGATGTACACTGCGCCAAGCTTTTGGGCGATCGCCTTAGCAGTCGTGCTTTTGCCCGATCCCGACAGCCCGCTCATCAGCAGCAGGCGGCCAGTTTTGGGCTGCGTATAGTTCCACGCCAGTTGATAATACAGCGCGGCGGTGTCGTGGGCTTTGCGCTTTTCCTCCTCTGGCACGCCGGGGTCATTCAGTAAAAAGGACGTGACCTTGGCCCGCACGTAGGTCTGGCGGTTAACGTAGATCGGCAGCACCCGCAGCCCGTCCCAGTCGCCCGTCCGCTCTACATACTCGTTTAGAAACACGGTTCGCAGGTCGGGTCGCTGCCGCGCATCCAGATCCATCACAACGTAGGCAATGTCGAACATGACATCGACAAACCGAAACGGCTCGTTGAACTCGATGCAGTC
The Thermoleptolyngbya sichuanensis A183 DNA segment above includes these coding regions:
- a CDS encoding bifunctional aminoglycoside phosphotransferase/ATP-binding protein, with amino-acid sequence MSDSALPPVIQHMLKPEFYPHPVPPDPLQTVAGEPPEYPEDFYPSDASPVQLIQTHISYVLLTGEYAYKVKKPLNFGFLDYSTLEKRKHFCKEELRLNQRAAAAIYLDVLPITQTLDKGVPTFHLDGPGEVVEYAVKMRQFPQSTLLTNLYERGELTEDLLKDLAGAIATFHLATETSDYIREFGRVERVRQAFDENWAQTAQYIGGPQTQQQFDETRAYCDRFFAEKADLFDERLQQNWIRECHGDLHLRNIAYWNQQFLLFDCIEFNEPFRFVDVMFDIAYVVMDLDARQRPDLRTVFLNEYVERTGDWDGLRVLPIYVNRQTYVRAKVTSFLLNDPGVPEEEKRKAHDTAALYYQLAWNYTQPKTGRLLLMSGLSGSGKSTTAKAIAQKLGAVYIRSDAVRKHLGGVALTERGGDDLYTPEMTQQTYDRLLHLGTTLAAEGYTVILDAKYDRQALREGAIAQVSAHGIPLHILHCTAPLEILAKRLSQRTGDIADATPEILAKQSFEPFTPTEAEYVRTVDTTQPLDALLDSL